From a single Phragmites australis chromosome 7, lpPhrAust1.1, whole genome shotgun sequence genomic region:
- the LOC133924157 gene encoding arogenate dehydratase/prephenate dehydratase 6, chloroplastic-like, with product MAAASLIKVPIGQNPRLACRAPGRSGGLVRCSLQGAIVGGRTEWQSSCAVLSSKAAALGSQSIDGHVASAPAQNGEVLNLVPVSSINGGAKNLPQPLRIADLSPAPMHGSQLRVAYQGVPGAYSEKAAGKAYPGCDAIPCDQFEVAFHAVELWIADRAVLPVENSLGGSIHRNYDLLLRHRLHIVGEVQLPVHHCLLALPGVRKECLTRVISHPQALAQCEHTLTRMGLNVVREAFDDTAGAAEYVAANGLRDTAAIASSRAAELYGMEVLADGIQDDSGNVTRFVMLAREPIVPRTDRPFKTSIVFAHDKEGTSVLFKVLSAFAFRDISLTKIESRPHRHRPIRLVDDANVGTAKHFEYMFYVDFQASLAEPRAQNALAEVQEFTSFLRVLGSYPMDMTPMTAGASSTITSSDASLDSS from the coding sequence ATGGCCGCAGCGAGTTTGATCAAGGTGCCCATCGGCCAGAATCCTAGGCTGGCGTGCCGCGCCCCGGGGAGGAGCGGAGGCCTGGTCAGGTGCTCGTTGCAGGGCGCGATCGTCGGCGGCCGGACGGAGTGGCAGAGCAGCTGCGCGGTGCTGTCTAGCAAGGCGGCCGCGCTCGGCTCGCAGTCCATCGACGGCCACGTCGCATCGGCGCCGGCGCAGAACGGGGAGGTGCTGAACCTGGTCCCTGTGAGTAGTATCAACGGCGGAGCCAAGAACCTGCCGCAGCCGCTGCGCATCGCGGACCTGTCCCCGGCGCCGATGCACGGGTCGCAGCTGCGCGTAGCGTACCAGGGCGTGCCGGGGGCGTACAGCGAGAAGGCGGCCGGGAAGGCGTACCCGGGCTGCGACGCCATCCCCTGCGACCAGTTCGAGGTGGCGTTCCATGCCGTGGAGCTGTGGATCGCGGACCGCGCCGTGCTCCCCGTGGAGAACTCGCTGGGCGGCAGCATCCACCGCAACTACGACCTCCTGCTCCGGCACCGCCTCCACATCGTCGGCGAGGTGCAGCTCCCCGTGCACCACTGCCTCCTGGCTCTCCCGGGGGTGCGCAAGGAGTGCCTCACCCGCGTCATCAGCCACCCGCAAGCGCTGGCGCAGTGCGAGCACACGCTCACCCGCATGGGCCTCAACGTGGTCCGCGAGGCCTTCGACGACACGGCCGGCGCCGCCGAATACGTGGCCGCCAACGGGCTCCGCGACACGGCCGCCATCGCGTCCTCCCGCGCCGCCGAGCTGTACGGGATGGAGGTGCTCGCCGACGGCATCCAGGACGACTCCGGCAACGTGACGCGGTTCGTGATGCTGGCCAGGGAGCCCATCGTGCCGCGCACGGACCGCCCCTTCAAGACCAGCATCGTGTTCGCTCACGACAAGGAGGGCACCTCCGTGCTCTTCAAGGTTCTCTCCGCCTTCGCCTTCCGCGACATCTCCCTCACCAAGATCGAGAGCCGGCCGCACCGCCACAGGCCCATCCGCCTCGTCGACGACGCCAACGTCGGCACCGCCAAGCACTTCGAGTACATGTTCTACGTCGACTTCCAGGCCTCCCTCGCCGAGCCCCGCGCGCAGAACGCGCTGGCCGAGGTCCAGGAGTTCACCTCCTTCTTGCGGGTGCTCGGCAGTTACCCCATGGACATGACCCCCATGACCGCCGGCGCCTCCTCCACCATAACCTCATCCGATGCCTCTCTTGATTCCTCCTAG